Genomic window (Zymoseptoria tritici IPO323 chromosome 1, whole genome shotgun sequence):
GCCTGGCCTCAGCACCTGAGCACTGATTCTTGATCGGAGAGGCAGTCCGGAGCGAAATTGAGGAAAGCGAGGGTGTCCGCGAATAGACCCGACGTGCGATCAGATGGCCAGCGCATTCCAAATGCGTCTTTGATCCTCCTGACACAGACGTGCGACACAGACGTGAAGTGTAGCAGGAACGTAGTTGACGTGTCGCAGAGTAGACCCTGAATTGGATATGGCGTAGATGCGGAGATGACAAGGTCAAGGTACTTTGTCGGTATTTTGAGAGACATGAGCATCGGTAGATGCGAAGCCAGATGTCCGCCGACTCAGATTCTGTCCCAGACGTTGTTAGTCTGCTGCCTGGCAGACAGGCCAACCGATGGGTGACCTCCGCTTGCGATGAAGGCCCCAGCTAAGCCAGCTGCGCAAGCCCAGACGCGGTAGGCGGCTGTTCAACATCGTTCCCTAACCCCAATGCCATCCGCAGAGAGAGCTTCAGAAAGCCGGTGAGCAAGCCGCGAGATACGTCTATCCGTTTGCAGATAAAGGCCGCAATGCCGAAAGAAGATACCTGAGCAGGATCAACAGAGGGCAACAAGTTACGCATGCTAGTGAAAAGGACTAGGGATAtactctctctctcacacGGCCATCGGAAGCCGTCCATACCCGTCCGCCCGCGTCCATACCACTTCTTTTGCCTCCAGAAGAGCACCAGAATTTTTCCTTCGACCATCTCTCGCACTGCCCGTGCTCTCGAACCCGCCACCCCACATATCATGAGAATCTTCAGATCGTCTCCCTCGACCATCCTCCTTCGCACGAGCAATGGAAACAATAAATCTGCTCGCAGCGCTAAATAATGCCCGGGGCAAAAGAAAAACAGCGAGACGTCTCCTTGCGCCTCGCGAAAACGCCGCATTCCGGTTTGGTATCCATAATGTTCTTCGACCTTCATTCCTTGGGTCCCATTGGAGTGCGGAGGACTTTGTGTATTTGTGTATTTGCGTGAGTGTTGTGTGAGGGAAAGAATCTGGCCACCAAGTTCTCCATGGCACAGAGTCCACACTGGGCACGGCTCGTGCTGATCCTGGGCGTACTCGAGTGCGCGGCCTCCTCAGCTGTGATGGTCTCACCACCACTCAAGATTGATTCACAAGACACGGCTGATTATATCAGTCCGCACATGCGCAGGTTCTCTTGAATGATGATGTCGTTGACTGCCGCCATGACGAATCGTATTTGCATCGTATCGGTCGCACATGTGAAGTGGGTGTAAATTTGCTTCGTTGGGTGTTGGTTGAGTCTGAGAGGCACGTTAGCAGTCATAATCGCAGCGATTTCTCCCATGTCAGCAGCACTCACGATACGAATCGGTTCAAAATGTAGTCGCAGGCCGCGCCATAGTCCTGTCCACCTTCGTAGTCTGGGAAGTAGTTCTTCATCGGAGACACCGGTAGCTTTTCCTTGAATCGATCGATCTTGTTCAGGAAGAGAATGATGCTGGTCTTGGTGAACCATCGGCTGTTGCAAATGGAGTCGAACAGAGTCAAGGCTTCCTGCATCCGGTTCACAGTCTCATCCTCGAACAGAAGTTGGTCATATTCGGAAATGGCCACCAGGAAGAGAATCGTTGTGACATTCTCAAAGCAGTGTATCCACTTCTTTCGCTCGGATCTTTGTCCACCGACGTCAAACATGCGATATGTCAAATCTCCAATGATGAAAGTCGTCTCTGTGATTCCAGTCGTCTTGACACGGGAGCGAAGGACGTCGGCGTCGGAAGGAATGTATGTCGGCGAGGCAATGGTGTCGATCGAGTCGAAGTAGTATTTCGCACTGTCGTTGAGTTGATATTCTCGGCTTCGCTGAAAAGCAGCCTGGACGCCAGCGTCTGACCACAGAGTCTTGATGGCTTGACCGACCTCCGGTGGGAGAACATCGCCTTCAATTTGCGCCGGTTGCATGAAGATGGTCTGTACGTGGTACTCGGCTCGCTGATCATCCAATGGCAATTCTAAGCTCTCCATGGCCTCTAGTATGACGCGCATGGATTGCACAGTATTGGAAAAGATGATCTCGCGGAAGCTCTCTCGTTCGTCACGCGAGTATCCACCCTCGTGAATGAGCTTCATCTGTTTGAGTATCGTTGATTTGCCCGATTCTCCTGCACCCAATAGCAGCATCTTGATCTCATTCCGGAGATTCATCTTGTCCCTCTTCAACTGATTCTCAATCTCTTCATTGCGTTGCTTGCCCTCCTTGGACTCTGAACTCTGACCGCAACCCATCTTGACGTGTAGTAGCGCAGCGACGTGCGCAGGAGATGGCGGATGTCGCGATTGATTGTCGGCAGGCGAGGTGTAAGAGCTTCAAGCGTAGAAGAGACGTATATCGGTTTTGTGTCGTGGTTCGGGTCGAGTGATCAAAAGGTCTACATTATTAACGTCAGCAATGTTGTCTTTTCATGCGCCGGTCTGCTGATGGTTCGCATGAAGATCGCAGCCATCGCGGCCGCCTGACCGTCGGAACTGCATCTCTCCAGACTGCTGCAATGGCCGACGCAGCTGCCAATCCAAAGCGAGAAGCATCGCGACAGACGGTCGAGTGAGCGACCCGGTCATCCCAGCGGCGACGGCTCGGCACAGATGCAACCCTCAGGGACCCGGTATTTCTTGTCTCGAACTCACCTGCAGAGCCCACTGCGCGGAAGGAAGACGGCCAGAAGGTGCACTGGTGCAGTTGACTGCTGGTTTCAGGTGTCAGATGCGGCGGCCGGAATTTCCCTTCGATATCCGTCGCGGGCAAAGAGGCTGACAGGCGGTGTACGGGATCGCGGCGAGGGTCGCGACGTGTGACGGCAGCAAGTCGAAGGGGCGGCGAGGCAGGGAGCAGTGCCGCCGGGAGTGGATGGCGATGCGGGAGAGCCAAAGGTGGGCGTGAGAAACACAAAAGGTGAGGTTGGAGGAGCGAGGCAAGGAGAACTCCGGATTGGTGTCGCGCACAGTAACTTTGGTAGGCCGGTGGAGTAGATCGGCGTATCCGTCCACAAGCAGTGGTCCGCTATTGCGCTTTGGCCAATGAAAGTGACGAAGCTAGCGGGCTGGGGTTCTCTTGGTGCTGATGATGTTTCTTGctctctttctcttcttgTCACGGGAGGAAGAACGGACAAATCGCGAGGCAAGTGCGAAGAGTGGCAAGGCGGGGACCGGGCAGAAAGAGGAAAAAGGGAGGAAGGGACGTTTGGCGCGAGTctgggaggggaggaagcGGAGCGTTGTGCGATGGGAGTGAGGGATGGGGGCTGGCCGGGTTCGGTAGTGGGTAAAAGAGTGCAGGGTTGTGCCTCCTCGCCCAGCATGCGTGGTATTCGCGAGAATTGACTGGCCAGGCCACTTGAATAGATGTATATTCTCATATAAACGACAGGACGGAGGTCGAATGGGTTCGAGGTGCTGCAGTCGAAATGTCTTGACCGCGAGTTCGTTGTTCttctctctccctcccatcGCCATGGACTTATTGGCCCAAAATCAAATCTCACCACAGCGTAGAGTCTAGCACTACTAGTAGGGCTTCTCTCCGACCGAGTCTTCCAATCCTCGTCTCAGCATCATCACGGGCACAGGAGCTCCTGATTGAGCTGCGGGTGCGACAAACACAGCACACACCAACCCTGGCCTGGTGCTGCTTCCCGACCGCCCCATCCCAGCCTTCACTGATTTGATGCCACTTTTCGCTCCAACCGAGCAATTGCACCACCATGCGTCGATGATGTCTGCCAATCCCGCCGCCCGCCGTCAGAGAAGGACAGCGGCCGGCGCAGAGGCGTATATGTGTGTACTGGCCATGTATACCTGAAGAGCTCCGTGAACGTCGGAACGTTTGGAGAGATTGTCCGACAACCTCTCCCCCCGGCTGTACCATCCCGAACCCCCAAACGAACATGCCGAGAACGGAGATCGACAAGTCGACATCACATTCGCCAAACTCCCAAAATCGAAGACGCATACACGCGTCCTCACAGTCACTGACTGAGACAGAGGCGCCAGCCTCACCCAGTCGCTTGGGACGTCCACTTGTGGTGCCACGCAGCCAGCGTTCGTCCTACGCTCGCTTTGCTTCGTGTGTGTCGCCATCCGTGCCAGTCGAAACAATGATCGTGAGAGCTGTCTCTACGGGTGACGTTTCCGATCGTTCGCCAACCTTTAAAAATAGAGAGTGCCGTCAATGCCCAAGTCTCGTTTCTCCGGCCCGAACTTTGACTCTTTTGACGAGTTCCAGTCTCGATTGCTCGAAGTATCAAAAAAGAGGACGGAGCAGAAATTGCGATCGCAGCCAGCTTGTGCTCTTTGAAGAGCGAAGAGCCAAAGTTCAAGAGACCGCTCCCACAAGTTCGAGCCTTCGAGGTGACGTCTACATTATTTAAATGCCCTTCGTGCATCACACTGTGCATCGTTTTTGAAACGGTTGTTCTCGTCTCAAAGTCGCCGGGCCAGCCAATCTGGACAGTGAGAGCAACAGTACATCCAACTAGAGATCTTCACGCAGGGTAATGGATATCTAACAAGGATGATCGGTGTCCTGCTCCCTCTAGTGTATCATCACATGACAATGACAATCTATTAAGCCTGGAGGTGCTCAATCTCCCAGGTCAACCTGGTCATCGCCGAGAATCGCAAATCTTGTGCGATTTGTTGACGGTTTTGTGCGACTTCGGGAGCGACAGGGATCGTTCGAAGGTCGTCCCGATTCGGGCTTTGATGTCGAGAATGGAACGGATGGTCACGATGTACGAAGGAAAGCGAGATATATCGTGAACACTGATCTTGCAATTCCTAGGCCTTAAGCAGATTTAAGGAGTAGCAACATTAGCCGACAGTTTGCTTCGCTCACGAATGCTGTCCTCATTCTCCTGGTTTCCTCCcgactcctccaccctccacccGCTCTAATGATGGCTGAGAAGGACGATAATGTACAACAAAAACGAGACTGGGTATCGACAAGCAGAACTTCTCTTAAACACAATGAGGCCACCAAAACGGAGAAAATAGGAAATCATCCTCCACAGCCCGGTCGTGACCAAGGCTAGAGATATGAtggatgcgatgcgatgcaaCGCCGATGAGGCGTACGGTGGAATGTAGCGCACAAATGCAGCAGATTGGAAGATTCGTTCGAAGAAGTCCGGCTCTCCCTCGAGGAACGAGTGAGATAAAGTGCTGTTAATGTCGGAAGTAGAGCGAATGTGGTCGTTGACGGTGTGCAGGTTTTTCCTGGAAGATCTACGCCATCATCGGATTGATGAGCCGGGTCGTACGTCGTTCAGCCATCAACTGTCGACGATCAGACTGACCATATGGACCCAATGCCGTGCCCGTCGTGGGCGGTCCTTGCTGTCGATGCTGCGACCGCATGGCATAGAGCGCGTGACGTTCACAGTACACTTTCGACTGGATCTCGAAGTAGTCGTCCACCAACACTTGGCGACAGTCACTACACGTGAAACACCTTGGATGATATTTGCGATCCGTGGTGCCGTAGCGCGTGGAGCTTGTTGTCTCGAGATACTGGCCTTCAATTCCGCGATTGCAACCGTGACACAGCGAACCGTTCTGTTCGTGGTAATGGTGCTCGCAGTAAGGCTCGTTGTTGATGACGTAAAAGTCGGCGGTGACGAAGGGTTCCTGGCAGGAGCGGCATACGAAGCAGGCTTTGTGCCAGCGGCCGGTGAGACGGCCGTCGGCGGCCTTGACCGATTTGCCTTCGATCATTTGGCCGCAGCCGCGACAATTCGGCTTTCTTGTCCTTGGACGAGATGGCTGTTGGCCTGCTGTGTGAGTCGGCGCGGGTGATGGCGTTCGCGGGATGGAGTCGCCGAAAGTGCCAAACTCTGGACTCGGGCTGAGAGCTGGTGAGAGTTCGCCAGCGCtggtcgtggaggagagcGCCAGATGTGGAGGTAACGGAGATTTTGTCGTGGCCAGAGGCTGAAAGCGTTCGTAGGTCGAAGATTGCTGAGATCTTTGATCCATTGGAAACTCCTGCGACGTGTTCGAGGTTCCTGCAGCTCGTGGCGGCCATTCCCTTGGGGATGAATTGCTCGTAGGCGCATCCCGCGGTGGCGAGTTTTTCGGAGATCTTGGCCTCGCAGGCATTTCCGCCCGCAGACCTGGCTTGATGGGGTTACGGACCTTCAATCCGCTGACATGCATGTTTTCATCGTCGGCAAACTCGGGAAGATCGAAGTTGAGGGGAGAGAATGTGCCCATGCTGCTTGCAGCGGAGCTCGGTGGGCTTGCCACGCTGCTTCCGCTGTGCTGTGTGGATGTTGCAGATGATCCAGATTCCGAAGGAGTGTGAGCTTTGTAATACCGGGTCTCCTGCGTTGGTTCGGGCGCTGGCGGAGATTCCTCCATCGAGTGATCCATCTGCTCACCATTTTTGTTGGCATCTCTCGGAGACGAAAGTTCTATTCGCGGCATGGAGAACTCCGGAATCACATTCGCCGCCAACGATTCCTTTCTTTTCGGAAATCTCAGCGGCGCCTCATATCGCACCTCCGTCAATGTCTCGATCGGACTTGGCTCGTCTAAAAATTCTTCGGGCTCGTTGAAGAACTCTTGAGGAACATCCTCGGGAACATGCTGCTCCGCTTGTTCAGGCGTAGGCACCGGCGCGATGAAGGACAGTGGTCCCGTACTCAATTCGTCCAGATCCTCGGGTGAAAGAACATCTTCCGACGTCCTGGCTGGTCGAGGAGGTGGGGTCTTCTTATCGTTGGTCGATTTCTCCATTGTATCATCTGAGGATTGCAAGGGAGTGTTTAGTCGTTTCTCTGAGTCCGTCCCGCTTGCTTTTGAACTGCCTGATCCCTGGCGGCGAACGGCATCGAATGGACCGCTTTGCAGCGAGTTTAGCTTCTGCAGCACGTTCTCCCCCGCTTGAAAGCCCGGACTCTTCGGTTGCATATCGTATGGTCCTGGCTCCAAAGTTTGACATTGGTCCAAGCGTGACGCTGAGCGAGACGGCGCCCGATCTCCTCCGATCGGTGTCATGCGCCCGCTGCTGGGAGAAGATCGTCCAGTGGGCGTGGGAGTAGACGTTGGAAAAGGCGGGAATGCACAGTCAAGATTTGATGAATAAGGCGGGCTTGGTGGTCGATTGTCGTACTGGCTGAGCATTGGCGTAGTTGCGCTGCGACCTGGGACAGGTCGGTCTCCTGCTCTGCTTTCATAGCGAGCGCTCATAGGTGTTGGGATTGTGGGAGCACTGATTCCACCAAGCCTGTTGGCAGCTTCCGAATCGATATTCAAAGGAAGTAACCGAGCTTGTTTCCTGGAAGTTGTGGTCGTGGTCGGTGGAATGATGTCGCTCTGTGGCATCGGCGGATGAATCACTGTAGGCGCTCGACCACTGATGCTCAATTTCCTCAACTTCAAGCTGCTCATGCTGAATGTTCTGCTTTTGGACCGTGTGGGCGCAGGCGGCGAAGCCGGACCTGGTGTGCAAATGTGATCGCCCATAGCTGCTATTGCGATTTCTGCACCGCAGCCTGAGCATGTAATCGATGGTAGAATGCTGACCGGTCGGTCGCCCTGGACAGATGATCCAACGGCCAGAGCCATGTTGGCGATAGTTCCGTATCCTGTTCGAAGCCTGCAAAATTATGTATCCGTCTATTGTTCTCCACTATCGCATTGCTCTTCGATGCCCATCCAGCTTCGGCCCAAAGCTCGACTTTCACGCGTTTCAGGTGTCCtgatcttcctcctcgagatGGCAAGGTCGCAATGGGTTGATGTTGATTCCAGAGAGCTTCTCGGTATATCCAGTCCGATCCAAGCAAAAGTCTTGAAGATGTCAGAGACGACGTCGATGTAGAACAGACACACTCAAGCCTAAGCGCAGATCAAAGCAAAGCAACGTAGGATAGGCAATGAACAGGAGCGAGCCAGCGAAACGCTAAACGAAGGTTGGGGAGCGGGAGACCAAGCGCGCACAAAACGATGGCTAAGGCGCGTCCGGagaataggctagagaggGGAGAAGTGATGATGTGCCTCAGGGTTGTAGCGTATCCGAACGGAGGCGTCGGTCAATGGTCTTGCTTGGCCCACGGCGGTTGGTCAGAAGAAGTCTTCCGCCGCGCTTGTCGAAATTACTGCAGCTTGGGTGAGGGTGCAAGGGGTCGCGTGCGGTGGGGTTTCTTTTGGTGATGGGCTGAATGCACAGAGACATTTCTCAAGCTCATCACATTGCTGAGCTGGAGCTCGTCGTAGGCGCCGTCGTCACGCATTCCTCTGTCACTGCGCGCGACGTTCATGTCGTGCACCGCAATGGCATTCATCAACAGACCCAGCATCCCCTGTGTCGGTCGCAGCGGAAGGTCTCGCAACTCGCAAGTCATGCCATGGCGACCATGGCGACCCTGTGGGATGGGAAAGACACAGCACGAGCCGCTCCCAGGCTTGTCGTTCCCATGTTCGTTCGCTTGTGAGTGGAGATTTGGCGGAGATTTCGAAGTTCCTCATCACGGCACGACAGGGCTCTGACCCGGGCGTGGTCCGACCGTTGGACTGACCGCAATCCGCCCAATCATCAGTCGATACCCCTACTTCACCTCACTTCCTCATCGAGAAGTCGCGCAGCCACGGCGAAAGACAATAGAATTCATCACTACGCGCTGCAAGTATCGTTTATGCAATAAACAAATGCAACGACCTGACTCGAGCGCAGCCCTATGGACCGATCCAAATACCAGTGAAATCAACATCGACAGCACGGTGCTGCTTCAGCAATCAGCATCGGTTCAGCGCTAGGAGTAAGCGCCAATGTATTGGGATGAAGTTGTCATGATCCTTCAACAAAGTCTTCAGGGCCTGTACCTAGACAGAAATCGGGCAGTACGCAGATATTGAACTGTCCTGTTTCAGCATCATGCACGACGTTTTTGTATCCAAGAAGTCAAGACATGATGAGAAGGGCGCGAGTGTGGACTCTCGATGACTCGAGCTCTCATGACATGACAGCTCGAACGCCGTCTGTGCTGCAACAACTCTCGAAATATCACTCGGTAGCAAGCATCTCTCCATGCAAGCGTTATCATCGCATGGGCATGCCATGCTCTCTTGCGTAGCACGGCGAAACTCCCGCTTTGACAGGCAGTGGACACTCACGATCCCCACGTTCATGAACCAAGCTGACGTGATAGTGATCCTCAGGTCATCAGCTGATCGCTCGACTATTTGCGCATCTACGGCTGCACGATCGCCAGCTGGAGCTGCGATCTCAGCAATTCGACTCCAAGGGAATGCTGGAGAGAATGCAAGTCGATCCTGTGAGTTTGCTGGTGATAGGCATGTATGAACACGTCGAGGGGTCATGACTCTTTCCATCAAATTCGCGCGGCGAGACTCCGCCTCCATTTCTCAACCCCGCTTCTGCTGGGAATTGAGCACTCTCGCCAACCCTCGCAATGCGTTCATCTGATCCAGGGACTTGCCAGTCGCGGCTCGCTGTTTCTCCCGCTCTTCCAAAGCATCCGCGGCATCCTTGAGCGACTTCTCTGCTAATCTGTCCGCCGTGTCCCGTGTCGTACTTAGGGTGTGGACG
Coding sequences:
- the MgGpa1 gene encoding G-protein alpha subunit produces the protein MGCGQSSESKEGKQRNEEIENQLKRDKMNLRNEIKMLLLGAGESGKSTILKQMKLIHEGGYSRDERESFREIIFSNTVQSMRVILEAMESLELPLDDQRAEYHVQTIFMQPAQIEGDVLPPEVGQAIKTLWSDAGVQAAFQRSREYQLNDSAKYYFDSIDTIASPTYIPSDADVLRSRVKTTGITETTFIIGDLTYRMFDVGGQRSERKKWIHCFENVTTILFLVAISEYDQLLFEDETVNRMQEALTLFDSICNSRWFTKTSIILFLNKIDRFKEKLPVSPMKNYFPDYEGGQDYGAACDYILNRFVSLNQHPTKQIYTHFTCATDTMQIRFVMAAVNDIIIQENLRMCGLI